The genomic DNA tggtgttaaaacaaatttgcagcttttcttagatacaagtagggggaGCTTCAAGGGAAAATAGTTTGTGATCCACTGCTTTACAGTTCAGTGCAACTGTTGCATTTTGTCCttatcttcctctctctctctccacagagtTTGTACGAATGATGTCTCGCTAAGATCATAAAATGATCGGTCCTGAATATGAAGCTGTGTCCTTCTCCATACTTGACCAAGTACACCAGTAGGACATGCTGAGATCTCTCTGAGCCATCCGAATCTGAATGACACTGGAATCAAAACTCCTTGAATGTTACAGAGCGAGGAGTTCACCTCACACTTTCAGTCAATAAGTGTTCTTCCTGAAAAGTCTCCAGTTCAACTGAGGCCGAATTTGCTGTAGCCTAGCTGACGATTGTCCAACCTATGTTTTTGCACTTTAATTCTCACTAAATAACTTCCTGTGTGGATAGATTGCTGGTGTCTTGTCTCATCCTCTgcgtggtaaaaaaaaaaaaaaaaaaagtcttgcaAAATGTCGCCTTCAATGTACAACAAAGTCAGGATGTGAGCCTGAATGCCtgtagaaaagatgtaaaaggTCAGTGCGCTGTTGAACATTTCTGTATGTTTTCACACAGTTTGTGTTATATTAGAAATTGTATGTCCTTTGTGTGACATCGGGGCTCCAACCAGGAACCCATGTGGCAATATAACACCTGTATTGTAACTGTGTGACCATCTGTGAGTTTTCTCTGTGCCAGTCGAGTCCTATAAAAGCATCACTGTCTAACAATACATGCAACAAAGAAGCAGATCTCTGATATTAATGAGAAACCGAGCTCTGAAATGCTTTTCATATATGTTATTCACTACAGTATATCAAGGACAGTTGAACACGATTCACAAAGATGCACAGCTCCGGTTTGCAGCATCCTGTCTTTCGATGCTCACAGGTTTGAATACCTAGAGTCTTAGTATATATATTGTCTATCCATACTAATCTGTCTGCGATCATACAGTAGGAATGACATATGTGAACTGTATTTACAGTGGATGTGATCATGTTGtacctgtactgtatgtcaacGTCAATATGATTGTAGTTGTGGTAACGTTCCACACATCTGTGTCGTCGAAGCAATTTTTATGCATGCCAAAGAGAGAAATTTATTAAATTCAGTATATATGCAGATTTGCATTTTTGTCtaacaaagtaaacaaaaaatatttcgCCAAGTTAactgtagaaaaataaaaaaggtgttTACATTTGAGCCCCTTTTCTTCTGTGGTGATGTtgccaaagaaaacacaatatagtagtatatacatacatactcaCAAAAATTTGTTGACATCAGCTTGTTTTGGTATGGACCTTAAATTTCATGCTGCACCTCTTATATGTCAAAATGTCCTTATCAGTAGCCTATATTAGTAAAGCACTGTGTGCTGTCACTGCATGTCTCGAGGACAAACCTCCTTATAATATCTATTATTCATACAGGTCTCTGGTAAGACTGCTGGCTGGATACACTTTACCTGCAGAAACACTGCAGAACAATCACCGTGCAAATCATCCCATGGAAATAACTGTAAATAACTGTCCCTGTGTGACCTTTCACTAattctgctttaattttttatattctatatatattcaTTAGTGACACATGcaactaaaaacacatcacataGATACACAGTATGCATCAAGCAACTGCAGTAATTTTATTTCCCTATTATGCTCCAGCTATTTAGCAACACATGAACACCATAGTAAAGGAAAGACATTGACATTACACTAAAATGATCAGTGCAAGAATTAGTTTTCATGTGGAAAGAATAGAGGAGGTTATTGCAGGCATAGCAACACCCACGATAAAGCTGCACTATTACATGCTGCCTCTGGGCCACTTGTCTTCTAGATAGAAATATAGCAGCAACTATTTGCACATTATGCTTATGCAAAGTACTTTGTGTAAGCATTATGACTTTGAAGCAGTTTGCTGTGAATGTATtgcaaatattaaatataactaTACAGGGTTGTGTGGATGCTTCCTGGTATTTCAACATATGTTTACTGTGTACTAAAACACCTGTCATCCAAAGAGGTATtgctgttgccatagcaacTATCTTCATTCATTCCCTCTCTGGTCAACTGTCGAGTGCAGCGTGTGCGCGCTGCGTTGGACTCTTCTGATTGGACAAGACTCGGGCCATATCATACCGGAAGAAGGGGGGCGTGGAGATTTTTTAAAGGACACGTGTAATATTACtatatctaaaaaaataaataaaagatagataaaaaagatatatatccTACTTTAATACCCCTCTTGTAGGTTTGGAGTGATAAAACCCAAAGGAAAGCACTTAAACaacataagataaataaaaggaaGTACAAATTGCATCCATAACTGTAAAATGccccctttttattttattttttttgcatattggTGGTTTCATTTTAGTTCAGCTATTTTCTTGCACACACTATAGCTcacttttttaaacttaaaactGAACCAGATCCACACTATAAGTGGTAAACTTGCCATTCTGTCTATATTTATAGTTATATGACCTATTATATTCTTggcaaaatgtattaaaagtcATCATTTGTACATTGATATAACAAAAATAGGATGTGATTGGGCTATTATATTAAATGGTGGAGTGATAAACCCAAAGGAAAGCACTtaaacaacataaaataaataaaggaagtaCAAACAGCATATATAACTGTAAAATTCACCTTTTTTTAGCATATTGGTGGTTTTATTTTACTTCAGCTATTTTCTTGCACAGTCTATAGCTcacttttttaaacttaaaactAAACCAGATCCACactgtaagataagataagataagatattcctttattagtcccgcagtgggtaAATTTGGTAAAatcagtgtacagcagcaaaggggatagtgcaaaaaacaagatacatcagctaacacagtaaaaaaaaagagctaaacaaagtgtaacaaaatatgaaccatttaaatagaaggaagtataaaaataggagcagtatatacagtattgacaattaacagactattaacaaaattgcacaattggaaaatgatattgcacagtgagaattaatgaatgaatgaatgaatgaagtgtaAACTTGCCATTCtgtctatatatatagttatatgaCCTATTATATTCTTggcaaaatgtattaaaagtcATCATTTGTACATTGATATAACAAAAATAGGATGTGATTGGGCTATTATATGAAATGTAAGTACAATATGAATATGAAAGTACAAACAGCATATATAACtgtaaagttttattttttatatttttatatttttagcaCAGTATATAGCTCActttttaaacttaaaactAAACCAAATCCAcactttaagataagataagataagatattcctttattagtcccgcagtgggtaaatttgcagtgtacagcagcaaaggggatagtgcaaaaaacaagatgcattagcaggtataaaaataggagcagtatatacagtattgacaataaacagactattaacaaaattgcacaagtggaaaatgatattgcacagtgagaatgaatgaatgaatgaatgaagtgtaAACTTGCCATTCTGTctatatatataagataagatgaacctttattaatccccggagggaaattcaggtgtcaaagcagcaacatcagcaaacagagtgaatcacaggagaggtaaaggtatacaaaaattataaagacaataatagagatataaaagatacagagtgaatgggtgaacatagtgtgtacagtccgtcaataaataaatgtagaatgtacaataaataaataaatgtaatatgtacatatgtgcagtcagcaataaagtggtatataggatgtatagtgtaaagtgagtgtaaagtgcgccagatagtgcatgtttaaatttcttaaaagtcctaatagttgtcATATGGTTGTCATATAGTTATATGACCTATGACCTATTATATTCttgacaaaaatgtaaaaaaattttttttaaaaagtcgtCATTTGTACATTGATATAACAAAGTAGGATGTGATTGGGGCTTATGATATGAAATGGTGTTTTAATGGTTCAGGAAACGGGAGGATGTGATTGGACAGAGTACGCGTCACTCATTGGGCCCAAATGGGGAACTGTCATGTTAGGTAGCACTTCTTGCTTAAGCCCCGCCTCCTTGCAAACTGGCAGCAGCCCACTGTAAGCTCGCAGCAGTAGTTAGGCTGCACTCACACATTGAATGAAAGTCAGTAGTGTAGCAGGCTTGTTGCCACCAGCAACTGAGCAGAGATCTCCTCACCAGTAAAGTTACCTTACAGTATCTAAGTACACTGCATCAGCAAGAGATAATCCTACACAATTGGGGGGGTGAAACGAGTTAAAAGACAGGACATCTGTGGAAAGAGGAAGGTAAGTTTCTATGAACATTAGCCGGGCTCTCATTCAGACTCAAGTATTACTGGTTAGACAGGTAGGTTAGCATCTAGCTACCAACGTGACTCGCTGCTATTTCATCTGTTAGTTTGCTTAATTAACACATCATGATATTTGTGAAGCTGTAATACTATTTTATTTCCTGTGTGTGCTTTTTGTGCTCGTGCTACTGCAGGTATCAGATATCATGTTGCATGTCAAGCAAAGACAAACTAGGCTAGCTCCTTGTTGCTAGCTAATGTGGTTAATGTTAACATGTGGAAAGGGGTTACTTCCGTACAGCAACGGAGGAGTTATATCCTGCAAGATACTGATGCCGTGTAtgtcttttctgtgtgtttctctataGGACCATTGCCTGTGTCAGTGTGGCAATGCAGCGGGTCACGGTGCAGCTCGTCGCCGGGCTGGTTGCAGCGGTGCTGTCGCTGCTGGCTGAGCAGTGTTGGGCGGACGGTGGCGGCGGCCTCAGCCTTGCAGAGAGGGTCATCTGGGCTGTAAACTGCGGGGGTGAATCGCATATAGACGTGCACGGGATTCACTTCAAAAAGGACCCATTGGAAGGGAAACTTGGCAAATGTGAGTTGGTGTTAATAGCTGCTAAGATGAGTGTAGTGTGTGTCTTTGCTTGGTGCTTCTTCACCTGCTGAGAAATGACATTGTGAAGGTAAAAACCTACATTTCTGTCAAAAAAAACCTCTGCTCATGGCCTGACTTCCGCCACTAACCACAAACTAATGTGGAGTCAGCATAGACGACTACAGCTccgccccctctctctctctcagcatgtAGAGAGGAAGCAGGTGATGATATGATCAAAAATTGTGCTGTAGAGAGAGTCATTCTTGCCTGTAGTTATGAGGCACTTTAATAGCAAGTTGGATTGAACACTGGTGTGGTAACTATGCCATTTGAGACAGAAGGGCACTGTATTCCATTGAGTGCAGGAAAAGGTCAGAGCCTGTGCAATGTGGTGCTTTGCTTTGCCGGACTTAAAACATGATCAGTTTTCCAGTAATGCAGCTGACTGAACCTGATGCTGTTCTCCTTTGTATAGCATCTGATTATGGGGTGCGTCTGCCAATACTGCGCTCCAGTCCTGAGGACCAGATTCTGTATCAGACGGAGCGCTACAATGAGGACACTTTTGGATATGATATCCCCATTCGTGAGGAAGGAGACTATATACTAGTTATGAAGTATGCAGAAGTTTACTTCGCCCAGTCACAGCAAAAGGTATGGGAATGAATGAATCAGAGATGTTCTAGTGTAGCATTTAATAAAGGCATGTCattccttttttctgttttaatataCATTTCACTGCACACTGGTGTTCAGACATATGGGAGCTGTTTGAATACCCATTAGTACTCCATTGTTGCAGCCATGAATGTTAAGCTGTGTGTGGATTAGCTGTTAATCATTGCTGATTTGGGAATATGTTTTTCTAGGTGTTTGACGTCCGTCTAAACGGTCATGTGGTGGTGAAGGACCTGGATATCTTTGAGCGAGTGGGTCACAGTACCGCTCATGATGAGATAG from Sebastes fasciatus isolate fSebFas1 chromosome 6, fSebFas1.pri, whole genome shotgun sequence includes the following:
- the mlec gene encoding malectin, translated to MQRVTVQLVAGLVAAVLSLLAEQCWADGGGGLSLAERVIWAVNCGGESHIDVHGIHFKKDPLEGKLGKSSDYGVRLPILRSSPEDQILYQTERYNEDTFGYDIPIREEGDYILVMKYAEVYFAQSQQKVFDVRLNGHVVVKDLDIFERVGHSTAHDEIVSFSIRRGKLSVQGEVSTFNGKLTVEFVKGYYDNPKVCALYVMKGTLDDVPKLQPHPGLEKPEEEEEEEEDTEGGEEGGKRKVPAGTKTRVQSGPRTPNPYAADNSSLMFPILVAFGVFIPTLFCLCRL